Proteins from a genomic interval of Candidatus Gracilibacteria bacterium:
- a CDS encoding NADP-dependent malic enzyme — protein sequence MVDYFKKSLKLHERHHGKLAVCSKVPLKTKTDLSVAYTPGVAEPCRAIAHNPEAAYRYTMKSNTVAVVTDGSAVLGLGNIGALAGLPVMEGKCLLFKTFGGVDAIPICLDTQNVDEIVETVIRIAPGFGGINLEDIAAPACFEVERRLKKALDIPVFHDDQHGTAIVVLAGLLNALKVVHKKLNAVRIVISGAGAAGIAITELLLAEGARDIVVCDSKGILHPKRDDMNSFKKDIAKRTNPRRISGKLKDSLQDADIFIGVSAPAILTANMVSTMAPDSIIFAMANPTPEILPKEAKKGGAAIVATGRSDFPNQINNVLAFPGIFRGALDGRARDITQKMMLSAAHILAALVPYPTPDKIIPGLSEPGLAQAVAKAIK from the coding sequence ATGGTTGATTATTTTAAAAAATCATTAAAATTACATGAACGACATCATGGAAAATTGGCGGTATGTTCAAAAGTGCCACTCAAAACCAAAACGGATTTGAGTGTGGCGTATACTCCGGGCGTGGCGGAGCCGTGCCGTGCCATTGCGCACAATCCAGAGGCTGCGTATCGCTACACCATGAAATCCAATACCGTAGCTGTCGTCACCGATGGAAGCGCGGTTTTGGGATTGGGAAATATCGGTGCATTGGCCGGGTTGCCAGTGATGGAAGGGAAATGCTTGTTGTTCAAAACTTTCGGTGGAGTGGATGCGATTCCTATCTGTTTAGACACGCAAAATGTAGATGAAATTGTGGAAACTGTGATTCGAATTGCACCGGGATTTGGAGGAATCAATTTGGAAGACATTGCGGCGCCGGCGTGTTTTGAGGTGGAACGACGGTTAAAAAAGGCGCTCGATATTCCCGTTTTTCACGATGACCAACACGGGACCGCGATTGTGGTGCTGGCCGGATTGCTTAATGCACTGAAAGTTGTTCATAAAAAATTAAATGCTGTACGCATCGTTATTTCCGGCGCCGGCGCCGCGGGAATTGCCATCACCGAACTTCTCCTTGCCGAAGGGGCTCGAGATATTGTGGTGTGCGATTCCAAAGGCATCCTTCACCCCAAACGCGACGATATGAATTCTTTTAAGAAAGATATTGCAAAGCGCACCAATCCCAGACGAATTTCAGGAAAACTAAAAGACTCGCTACAAGATGCCGATATTTTTATTGGCGTTTCCGCTCCCGCTATTTTAACTGCGAACATGGTGTCGACCATGGCCCCGGACTCGATTATTTTTGCCATGGCCAATCCCACCCCCGAAATTCTACCCAAAGAAGCGAAAAAGGGAGGCGCGGCCATCGTGGCCACAGGCCGCAGCGACTTCCCGAATCAAATCAACAATGTCTTGGCTTTTCCCGGGATTTTCCGCGGCGCCCTCGATGGCCGCGCCCGAGACATCACCCAAAAAATGATGCTTTCTGCTGCGCACATCCTTGCCGCCCTCGTCCCCTACCCCACCCCCGATAAAATCATTCCCGGCCTTTCTGAACCCGGCCTTGCTCAAGCCGTGGCAAAAGCGATAAAATAG
- a CDS encoding bifunctional oligoribonuclease/PAP phosphatase NrnA encodes MNSPIEDQIIHQFLKSSNVLLLPSSPADGDSLGSALALYLVFQKLGKKATVISAEPVPKDLQFLPMMEKINGEFKSDNDFVITVNADVKEVRHEITPGKVNIILTQDQEKKITPDDVSFSQGLDQYDLVVVVDTADLQQLGKFYEKHPDIFYKLPVINIDHHASNFEFGTLNHVQITASATTEIIFALLKTLEEKVNQPLIDADVATLLLAGIITDTGSFQHSNTTPQAFIATAELLKRGARQQEIIKHVYKTKSLSTLRLWGQVLSKIQFAKDYHFVWSTVSLKDIEETGAEMEECGGIIDELLNNAPGAEIVALLKEKQPGLLSASLRSTTAAVDANEVAALFGGGGHKQAAGFRIKGKPFEVAAKEVLLGILAYQAAKHGLPMPQLQGEKRIENDSNPGNSTGIKILNNDTQKEGEGFYRFENN; translated from the coding sequence ATGAACTCACCCATCGAAGACCAAATCATTCACCAATTTCTCAAGAGCTCCAACGTGCTCTTGCTCCCGTCGTCCCCTGCGGACGGCGATTCGTTGGGCAGTGCGCTCGCCTTATATTTGGTGTTCCAGAAATTGGGGAAAAAGGCCACCGTCATCTCGGCCGAACCGGTTCCAAAAGATCTTCAGTTCCTTCCCATGATGGAAAAAATCAATGGCGAATTCAAGAGCGATAACGATTTTGTCATCACTGTGAACGCGGATGTAAAAGAGGTGCGCCACGAGATCACGCCCGGGAAAGTGAACATCATTTTAACGCAAGACCAAGAGAAAAAAATCACGCCCGACGATGTCTCCTTCAGCCAAGGACTCGATCAATACGACCTCGTCGTGGTCGTGGATACCGCGGATCTTCAGCAACTGGGGAAATTTTACGAAAAGCATCCGGATATTTTTTACAAACTCCCGGTTATCAACATCGATCATCATGCCAGCAATTTTGAATTCGGAACGCTCAATCATGTACAAATCACGGCTTCCGCGACCACGGAAATTATTTTTGCTTTGCTCAAAACCTTGGAGGAAAAGGTCAATCAACCGCTCATTGATGCGGATGTGGCGACCTTGCTTCTCGCCGGAATCATCACCGACACCGGCAGTTTCCAGCATTCCAACACCACGCCTCAGGCGTTTATCGCCACCGCGGAATTGTTGAAACGCGGCGCGCGCCAACAGGAAATCATCAAGCACGTGTATAAAACCAAGAGCCTTTCGACTCTGCGATTGTGGGGCCAAGTGTTGTCAAAAATTCAATTCGCCAAGGATTATCATTTTGTGTGGTCCACGGTTTCGTTGAAGGATATTGAGGAAACCGGGGCGGAAATGGAAGAGTGCGGCGGCATCATCGATGAGTTGCTCAACAACGCGCCGGGAGCGGAGATTGTGGCTTTATTAAAAGAAAAACAGCCCGGCCTATTATCCGCGAGTTTGCGTAGCACCACGGCAGCTGTAGACGCGAATGAAGTCGCGGCGTTGTTCGGCGGCGGAGGGCACAAACAAGCGGCCGGCTTCCGAATCAAAGGCAAACCGTTTGAGGTCGCGGCAAAAGAAGTACTGCTCGGAATTTTGGCGTATCAGGCCGCGAAACATGGCTTGCCCATGCCTCAGTTGCAAGGCGAAAAACGCATTGAAAACGACTCCAACCCTGGCAATAGCACCGGCATCAAAATCCTAAACAACGACACGCAAAAAGAAGGGGAAGGGTTTTATCGGTTTGAAAATAATTAA
- a CDS encoding S-layer homology domain-containing protein, whose protein sequence is MRKLLSFLLSAMVGVMVLAPAAQAFVMHPVMGSPIMMDPPSTMSDYVNRAELVKMVLVDAGYTIWDGSTPTSCVFTDMTGAEWYYPYAVTACEKGFISDGEFRASDLVNKAEAVKAIYVAYSVPYSVPATPTYTDVAPGTWYYEYIESLVSYGVLLSGISNFYPSDALKMWQAKFWLSRI, encoded by the coding sequence ATGAGAAAGCTTCTCTCGTTCTTGCTCAGTGCCATGGTGGGAGTGATGGTTCTTGCTCCCGCGGCTCAGGCGTTTGTGATGCATCCTGTTATGGGAAGCCCCATTATGATGGACCCCCCATCTACAATGAGTGATTACGTCAACCGCGCCGAACTCGTCAAAATGGTGCTTGTGGACGCCGGATATACGATTTGGGATGGATCTACTCCCACTTCTTGCGTGTTCACGGATATGACCGGAGCGGAATGGTACTATCCTTATGCTGTCACCGCTTGCGAAAAAGGGTTTATCTCGGATGGAGAATTTCGTGCCAGTGATTTAGTGAATAAAGCTGAAGCCGTTAAAGCGATTTATGTGGCTTATTCTGTCCCTTACAGTGTCCCCGCTACCCCGACTTATACGGATGTGGCTCCGGGGACTTGGTATTATGAATATATTGAAAGTCTCGTTTCTTATGGTGTTTTGTTGAGTGGTATTTCGAATTTTTATCCGAGCGACGCTTTAAAAATGTGGCAGGCTAAATTTTGGCTTAGTCGCATCTAA
- a CDS encoding S-layer homology domain-containing protein, producing the protein MKNSSFLKIFNVFLIFLMLVSGTFGGLFMKVSPALASFTDVPQTSEHYAAILWLEGRSVIQGYEDGTFKPDQEVTRAEALKIVLLGSGIEVPEVIGFDETYYSDISLTDWFTKYVVKATDMEIVKGYDDQTFKPNQTVNLAEALKIIMQTNALTTETPTENPYVDVPFGDWYAGYVASAKAKYLIVADGEGKIYPGKAMTRGDLAEIIYRLSYITENFLEEFPVGLNWPATVNTAYDITFPVPTGWQIIDGINGEMILWAQDEANGQVSFDRTTPNSARVVIRVDSNTEGLSGDNYFTQIMNGMAGYSNLNSNTTETMGFDVWGVEYSGNYETFKDFYVEMPDGFLTIQSTYGNGALNEQWGDFISAIFGGLTYTPNDSGETAIEPSEAVEQARSAIQVDGQGQIILDLFSDRELIETDSIGVGTGPVDYYYSAWANVTLKYERSFDVILDVAEGNTTNF; encoded by the coding sequence ATGAAAAATTCATCTTTTTTAAAGATTTTTAATGTTTTTTTAATCTTTTTAATGTTGGTAAGTGGAACTTTTGGAGGACTTTTCATGAAAGTGTCCCCTGCCTTGGCTTCTTTTACCGATGTTCCGCAAACCAGCGAACATTATGCCGCAATTTTATGGTTGGAAGGGCGCAGTGTGATTCAAGGATATGAGGATGGGACTTTTAAACCGGATCAAGAAGTGACCCGGGCCGAAGCCTTGAAAATCGTTTTATTGGGAAGTGGAATTGAAGTACCGGAGGTGATTGGGTTTGATGAAACTTATTATTCCGATATTTCGCTCACGGATTGGTTCACCAAATATGTGGTGAAAGCCACAGACATGGAAATTGTAAAAGGTTATGACGACCAAACTTTCAAGCCGAACCAGACGGTCAATTTGGCGGAAGCGCTGAAAATCATTATGCAAACCAATGCCTTGACCACTGAAACGCCTACGGAAAATCCTTATGTCGATGTTCCTTTTGGGGATTGGTATGCCGGTTATGTAGCATCGGCCAAAGCAAAATATTTGATAGTGGCGGATGGCGAAGGGAAAATTTATCCGGGAAAAGCCATGACGCGCGGAGATCTTGCTGAGATCATTTATCGGTTGTCGTATATCACGGAAAATTTCCTTGAGGAATTCCCGGTGGGCTTAAATTGGCCCGCAACCGTGAATACTGCGTATGACATTACTTTTCCGGTGCCAACAGGGTGGCAAATCATTGATGGCATAAATGGCGAAATGATTTTATGGGCACAGGACGAGGCGAATGGGCAAGTTTCTTTTGATCGGACCACTCCCAATTCCGCACGGGTGGTGATTCGAGTCGATTCCAATACAGAGGGCTTGTCCGGGGACAATTATTTTACACAAATCATGAACGGAATGGCGGGGTACTCCAATTTAAATTCAAACACAACCGAGACGATGGGATTTGACGTATGGGGCGTGGAATACTCGGGGAATTATGAAACTTTCAAAGATTTTTATGTGGAAATGCCGGATGGATTTTTGACGATTCAAAGCACGTATGGGAATGGGGCTTTGAATGAACAATGGGGGGATTTTATCTCTGCGATTTTTGGCGGATTGACGTATACGCCGAACGATTCAGGAGAAACCGCGATTGAACCGAGTGAGGCGGTAGAACAGGCCCGTTCCGCGATTCAAGTGGATGGGCAAGGACAAATTATTCTTGACCTTTTTTCAGATCGAGAACTCATTGAAACCGACTCCATCGGCGTGGGAACCGGGCCGGTCGATTATTACTATTCCGCATGGGCCAATGTCACGTTAAAATACGAACGGTCCTTTGATGTGATTTTGGATGTAGCTGAGGGAAATACAACAAATTTTTAA
- a CDS encoding YebC/PmpR family DNA-binding transcriptional regulator, producing the protein MSGHSKWSTIKRKKGVTDAKRGKIFTQHAKMIALAAQQGGGDLLMNPSLRVAVDLAKADNVPNINIDRAIKKGTGELKDGMTISEVTYEGYGPGGVALLVHTITDNKNRTLGNVRQIFTKYGGNMGAAGCVGWMFVKKGVIHIPLAGLKMEDVEMAVIDSGAEDMKQESETLVVTTAYDQLISTKKSLESKKIPVESAKLENIPSTTVPINDLEMASKLLKFMDALDEDEDVSEVSSNFEIAEEVMAKLGDED; encoded by the coding sequence ATGTCAGGACACTCTAAATGGAGCACCATCAAACGGAAGAAGGGCGTGACCGATGCCAAGCGCGGCAAGATTTTCACGCAACACGCCAAAATGATTGCACTTGCGGCGCAACAAGGCGGCGGCGATCTTTTAATGAACCCGAGCCTTCGCGTGGCTGTTGATCTGGCTAAGGCCGACAATGTCCCCAATATCAACATCGATCGCGCCATTAAAAAGGGCACGGGCGAACTCAAAGACGGTATGACGATTTCCGAAGTCACGTACGAAGGCTATGGCCCGGGAGGTGTGGCGCTTTTGGTGCACACCATCACGGATAATAAAAATCGAACCCTCGGCAATGTGCGTCAGATTTTCACCAAATACGGCGGGAACATGGGCGCTGCCGGATGCGTGGGTTGGATGTTTGTAAAAAAAGGCGTGATTCACATTCCTTTGGCCGGCTTAAAAATGGAGGATGTTGAAATGGCGGTCATCGATTCCGGGGCAGAAGATATGAAGCAAGAAAGCGAAACCCTGGTGGTGACCACGGCATACGATCAATTGATAAGCACTAAAAAATCCTTGGAATCCAAAAAAATTCCGGTGGAAAGCGCAAAACTCGAAAATATTCCTTCCACCACGGTTCCGATCAATGATCTTGAAATGGCGTCAAAACTCCTCAAATTTATGGATGCGCTCGATGAAGATGAAGACGTGTCCGAGGTGTCGAGCAACTTTGAGATTGCAGAAGAGGTGATGGCGAAGCTTGGAGACGAAGATTAA